One region of Pagrus major chromosome 7, Pma_NU_1.0 genomic DNA includes:
- the adora1b gene encoding adenosine receptor A1b isoform X2 — MLQQAMQGGMQCECSKHPLNHKCPASFILWEEQMLALRYKRVVTPRRAGVAVVICWTVAFIVGLTPMLGWNNLKRLQQNGSISSDLIITCQFENVISMDYMVYFNFFGWVLPPLVFMLLIYAEIFYMIHKQLNSKKFTTSHTDPNKYYDKELNLAKSLALVLFLFAISWLPLHIINCITLFCPDCKTPIVLLYIAILLTHGNSAVNPIVYAFRIKKFRTAFRKIWQQYFCCKDTPALEIQPSDRKEMPNPELQQVRSPQPPQKKILNSDPTEQQQPPPSPPPEEEQAQTPEPQQQPKEHPPLLEQNAV; from the exons ATGCTGCAGCAAGCCATGCAGGGAGGCATGCAATGTGAATGCAGCAAACATCCATTGAACCACAAGTGCCCTGCCTCATTTATTCTGTGGGAGGAACAGATGTTGGCCCTGAG GTACAAGCGGGTGGTGACCCCTCGGCGAGCGGGGGTGGCGGTGGTGATATGCTGGACGGTGGCTTTCATTGTGGGGCTCACACCCATGCTAGGCTGGAACAACCTGAAGCGCCTCCAGCAGAACGGCTCCATCAGCTCTGACCTCATCATCACCTGCCAGTTTGAGAACGTCATCAGCATGGACTACATGGTGTATTTCAACTTCTTCGGCTGGGTGCTGCCGCCGTTGGTGTTCATGCTGCTCATCTACGCAGAGATCTTCTACATGATCCACAAGCAACTTAACAGCAAGAAGTTCACCACCAGTCACACAGACCCCAACAAGTACTATGACAAGGAGTTGAATCTTGCTAAATCGCTTGCTCTGGTCCTTTTTCTCTTCGCCATCAGCTGGCTCCCCCTTCACATCATCAACTGCATCACACTCTTCTGCCCCGACTGCAAGACACCCATCGTCCTCCTCTACATCGCTATTCTTCTCACCCACGGCAACTCCGCCGTCAACCCAATCGTCTACGCTTTCCGCATTAAGAAGTTCCGCACGGCCTTCAGGAAAATCTGGCAGCAGTACTTCTGCTGCAAGGACACGCCAGCTCTGGAGATTCAGCCCAGCGACAGGAAAGAGATGCCCAATCcggagctgcagcaggtgagATCACCACAGCCCCCTCAGAAGAAAATCCTAAATTCTGATCcaacagaacagcagcagcctccGCCTTCACCGCCGCCTGAAGAGGAGCAGGCCCAGACGCCCGAACCACAGCAGCAACCCAAAGAACATCCGCCCTTACTAGAGCAGAACGCAGTGTAG
- the adora1b gene encoding adenosine receptor A1b isoform X1 encodes MPGALLSAESLYIAMEVLIALASVIGNVMVVWAVKINKSLRDTTFCFIVSLALADIAVGALVIPLAITISIGLQTHFYSCLLVACTVLVLTQSSILALLAIAIDRYLRVKIPTRYKRVVTPRRAGVAVVICWTVAFIVGLTPMLGWNNLKRLQQNGSISSDLIITCQFENVISMDYMVYFNFFGWVLPPLVFMLLIYAEIFYMIHKQLNSKKFTTSHTDPNKYYDKELNLAKSLALVLFLFAISWLPLHIINCITLFCPDCKTPIVLLYIAILLTHGNSAVNPIVYAFRIKKFRTAFRKIWQQYFCCKDTPALEIQPSDRKEMPNPELQQVRSPQPPQKKILNSDPTEQQQPPPSPPPEEEQAQTPEPQQQPKEHPPLLEQNAV; translated from the exons ATGCCCGGAGCCCTTCTATCAGCCGAGTCGCTCTACATAGCGATGGAGGTGCTGATTGCGCTCGCGTCTGTGATCGGGAACGTGATGGTGGTTTGGGCGGTGAAAATTAATAAATCGTTGCGAGATACTACGTTTTGCTTCATCGTATCCCTGGCTCTGGCGGATATTGCGGTGGGAGCCCTCGTCATCCCCCTGGCCATCACCATCAGCATCGGACTCCAAACTCACTTTTACAGCTGCCTGCTCGTGGCGTGCACGGTGCTGGTGCTCACGCAAAGTTCAATCCTGGCCCTCCTGGCTATTGCGATTGACCGCTATCTCAGGGTCAAGATCCCCACCAG GTACAAGCGGGTGGTGACCCCTCGGCGAGCGGGGGTGGCGGTGGTGATATGCTGGACGGTGGCTTTCATTGTGGGGCTCACACCCATGCTAGGCTGGAACAACCTGAAGCGCCTCCAGCAGAACGGCTCCATCAGCTCTGACCTCATCATCACCTGCCAGTTTGAGAACGTCATCAGCATGGACTACATGGTGTATTTCAACTTCTTCGGCTGGGTGCTGCCGCCGTTGGTGTTCATGCTGCTCATCTACGCAGAGATCTTCTACATGATCCACAAGCAACTTAACAGCAAGAAGTTCACCACCAGTCACACAGACCCCAACAAGTACTATGACAAGGAGTTGAATCTTGCTAAATCGCTTGCTCTGGTCCTTTTTCTCTTCGCCATCAGCTGGCTCCCCCTTCACATCATCAACTGCATCACACTCTTCTGCCCCGACTGCAAGACACCCATCGTCCTCCTCTACATCGCTATTCTTCTCACCCACGGCAACTCCGCCGTCAACCCAATCGTCTACGCTTTCCGCATTAAGAAGTTCCGCACGGCCTTCAGGAAAATCTGGCAGCAGTACTTCTGCTGCAAGGACACGCCAGCTCTGGAGATTCAGCCCAGCGACAGGAAAGAGATGCCCAATCcggagctgcagcaggtgagATCACCACAGCCCCCTCAGAAGAAAATCCTAAATTCTGATCcaacagaacagcagcagcctccGCCTTCACCGCCGCCTGAAGAGGAGCAGGCCCAGACGCCCGAACCACAGCAGCAACCCAAAGAACATCCGCCCTTACTAGAGCAGAACGCAGTGTAG